One window from the genome of Brachyspira sp. SAP_772 encodes:
- a CDS encoding protein kinase, producing MKKICFYIFIFIVFISAVSCGDRTQETIEQYQARMQNAEILKYYNIQEVTPPRVVDDGILFTFAENYDSVEVSGDFNNWEDSIPLIKNSYGIFYYLWQTPLKAGEYSYRYRVNGVWINDPINPNVEYDNNNQEVSYFVLAEDIGFYERNPIYNADGTVTFFYSNDTALEVMFTSDKLGFDSLRYPMTYSNNLWTITLRAEQGPYYYNFVVDRVWEIDPLNLNVYSGNDGRLHSFTTINYNNTNLIK from the coding sequence ATGAAAAAGATTTGTTTTTATATTTTTATATTTATAGTTTTTATATCTGCTGTATCTTGCGGCGATAGAACTCAAGAGACTATTGAACAGTATCAAGCTAGAATGCAAAATGCTGAGATACTAAAATATTATAATATACAAGAAGTGACACCTCCTAGAGTTGTAGATGACGGTATATTATTTACTTTTGCAGAAAATTATGATTCTGTGGAAGTTTCTGGAGATTTTAATAATTGGGAAGATAGCATACCTCTTATAAAAAACTCTTATGGTATATTTTATTATTTGTGGCAAACTCCTCTAAAGGCTGGAGAATATTCATATAGATATAGAGTTAATGGTGTGTGGATTAATGACCCTATAAATCCAAACGTAGAATATGACAACAACAATCAAGAGGTTAGTTATTTTGTATTAGCTGAAGATATTGGTTTTTATGAACGAAATCCTATATATAATGCAGACGGCACAGTAACATTTTTCTACAGCAATGATACTGCATTAGAGGTGATGTTTACATCAGATAAATTAGGTTTTGACAGCTTAAGATATCCTATGACTTATTCTAACAATTTATGGACTATAACTTTAAGAGCAGAACAAGGCCCTTATTACTATAACTTTGTAGTTGATAGAGTATGGGAAATAGACCCTCTTAATTTGAATGTTTATAGCGGAAATGATGGAAGACTTCATTCATTCACTACTATAAATTATAATAATACAAATTTAATAAAGTAA
- a CDS encoding sucrose-6-phosphate hydrolase has protein sequence MNLVAKVFEEAIKQKEIEYINKENKKWRLNFHLMPPVGWLNDPNALSYFKGEYHIFFQYSPFSANGGLKFWGHYTTKDLINYKYIGVSLYPDQKYDCHGVYSGSAFIEDDKIYIYYTGNVKLLGKHDYIESGREANTMLIVSNDGINFSEKECLMEMKDYPKGITNHIRDPKVWREGDSYYMVQGARKYGADRDNDIGEVLVFSSKDKRNWKHISTISTKERFGYMWECPDLFNLDGQNILITCPQGVNQIDSVYENIYLSGYFLINDDYKNKEYVEATSFTVLDRGFDFYAPQTFLDENGNRVIIGWMGVPDTEETHKNLTVHYGWQHCLTVARELSFKNGKLYQKPHRSLEKLREKKIFENKCSYSSLSDNLIYDVNSYEVLIDSIKCSNNFELLISEGVSIKYKENKFILEFVGDTGKQIGGGRGKRSAYLEKLENIRILIDTSAIEIFINNGEMVFTTRYYPDKYSFRVSGDMGLTIYKLQSFSY, from the coding sequence ATGAACTTGGTTGCTAAAGTATTTGAAGAGGCAATAAAACAAAAAGAAATAGAATATATTAATAAAGAAAATAAAAAATGGAGATTAAATTTTCATTTAATGCCTCCTGTAGGTTGGCTTAATGACCCTAATGCTTTATCCTACTTTAAGGGGGAGTATCATATATTTTTTCAATATTCCCCTTTTAGTGCTAATGGCGGATTAAAGTTTTGGGGTCATTATACAACTAAAGACTTAATCAATTATAAATATATTGGAGTTTCATTATATCCAGACCAAAAATATGATTGTCATGGAGTATATTCTGGCTCTGCTTTTATAGAAGATGATAAGATATATATATATTATACAGGCAATGTAAAACTTTTAGGGAAGCATGATTATATTGAAAGCGGAAGAGAGGCTAATACTATGCTTATTGTTTCAAATGATGGTATTAATTTCTCTGAAAAAGAATGCTTAATGGAGATGAAAGATTATCCTAAAGGTATTACCAATCATATAAGAGACCCTAAAGTGTGGAGAGAGGGGGATTCTTATTATATGGTTCAAGGGGCAAGAAAATATGGAGCTGATAGGGATAATGATATTGGAGAGGTGTTAGTATTTTCTTCAAAAGATAAAAGAAATTGGAAACATATAAGCACTATTAGCACTAAAGAGAGATTTGGTTATATGTGGGAGTGTCCTGATTTGTTTAATTTAGATGGGCAAAATATTTTAATTACTTGTCCGCAGGGTGTAAATCAAATCGATAGTGTTTACGAAAATATCTATCTCTCTGGATATTTTTTAATTAATGATGATTACAAAAATAAAGAGTATGTTGAAGCAACAAGCTTTACTGTATTAGATAGAGGGTTTGACTTTTATGCTCCGCAGACTTTTTTAGATGAAAATGGAAATAGAGTTATTATAGGATGGATGGGTGTTCCTGACACTGAAGAGACTCATAAAAACTTAACAGTTCATTATGGCTGGCAGCATTGCTTAACTGTTGCAAGAGAATTAAGTTTCAAAAATGGCAAACTATATCAAAAACCTCATAGAAGTTTAGAAAAATTGAGAGAGAAAAAAATATTTGAAAATAAATGTTCTTATTCTTCATTATCTGATAATTTAATTTATGATGTTAACTCTTATGAAGTTTTAATTGACAGTATAAAATGTTCTAATAATTTTGAACTATTAATTTCTGAAGGTGTTTCTATTAAATATAAAGAAAATAAATTTATATTAGAGTTTGTAGGCGATACAGGAAAACAAATCGGAGGCGGCAGAGGCAAAAGAAGTGCCTATTTAGAAAAGTTAGAAAATATAAGAATATTAATAGATACTTCAGCTATAGAGATATTTATAAATAACGGAGAGATGGTATTTACTACTAGGTATTATCCAGATAAATATTCTTTTAGAGTTTCAGGGGACATGGGTTTAACAATATATAAATTACAATCTTTTAGCTATTAA
- a CDS encoding thioredoxin family protein, with protein MKNIFIISFTALLLLLSCNKNSNKNIELINWETNYNRALEKAAKENKAIMIDFYTDWCTICKIMETNVYLDKNVASNINYNFVPLKINAEYNDENIKFLTNKYNISAFPTTVLINTNGFIIKKILGYIDTNDLLEEITNIEIKRENINREFANNNPSIEKLKIYIDSEYYKEAAEMYDVLIKENKIEKKKTYQHI; from the coding sequence ATGAAAAATATTTTTATTATATCGTTTACTGCACTATTACTGTTATTATCTTGCAATAAAAACTCTAACAAAAACATAGAATTAATAAATTGGGAAACTAATTATAATAGAGCATTAGAAAAAGCTGCAAAAGAAAATAAAGCTATAATGATAGATTTTTATACTGATTGGTGCACAATTTGTAAGATAATGGAGACAAATGTTTATTTAGATAAAAATGTTGCCTCTAATATTAACTATAACTTTGTGCCTTTAAAAATTAATGCTGAATATAATGATGAAAATATAAAATTTCTCACAAATAAATATAATATTAGTGCCTTTCCTACTACAGTACTCATAAATACAAATGGTTTTATTATAAAAAAGATATTAGGCTATATTGATACAAATGATTTACTTGAAGAGATAACAAATATAGAAATAAAAAGAGAAAATATTAATAGAGAGTTTGCAAATAATAATCCTAGTATAGAGAAATTAAAAATATATATAGACTCAGAGTATTATAAAGAAGCAGCAGAGATGTATGATGTACTTATAAAAGAAAACAAAATAGAAAAAAAGAAGACATACCAACATATTTAG
- the rpsF gene encoding 30S ribosomal protein S6: MREYEILFVTEINDSVHQKAKEHVKSILQNYNCEIFNESDYGIHRLSYPIRKVNEGKFYFYHFKCDGKSLQTIEKELRYELSILRFIIVRLDEIMQKKETKKEEANSQEA; the protein is encoded by the coding sequence ATGAGAGAATATGAAATTCTTTTCGTTACAGAGATAAATGACTCTGTACATCAAAAAGCAAAAGAACATGTCAAATCAATTCTTCAAAACTACAACTGTGAAATATTTAATGAATCAGATTATGGCATTCACAGACTAAGCTACCCTATTCGTAAAGTAAATGAGGGTAAATTCTATTTCTATCATTTCAAATGTGATGGTAAAAGCTTACAAACAATTGAAAAAGAATTAAGATATGAGCTTAGTATATTAAGATTTATAATAGTTCGTTTAGATGAAATTATGCAAAAAAAAGAAACTAAAAAAGAAGAAGCTAATAGTCAAGAAGCATAA
- a CDS encoding LacI family DNA-binding transcriptional regulator → MKTENKKITMKEIAELAGVTKTTISRYYNGGYVKKETKEKIAKIIKKYNYEPNTFARLKARRSYMIGIIVPALDSIITSRVLTGLEKTFREKNYMPIIMNTNHENELELKYIEKLKRLNVDGIVLSATYITDEHKKILKKLDIPVVIYGQEYADGISIINDDYNAGIEIGEYIAKRNHKNIGFISVDKKDVAIGVNRKNGVICGLKKYGIKNINIELADFSYDSAKIAAKNLLKNKKLDAIICSTDRQAHSVYMVAKEVGLKIPDDISVISFGGYEIDEIIEPELSTIKFDSLNAGVSAANTLINLINNIEVEKVFYVDYKFIEGKSVK, encoded by the coding sequence ATGAAAACAGAAAATAAAAAAATAACAATGAAAGAAATAGCAGAACTTGCAGGAGTAACAAAGACTACAATATCAAGATATTATAACGGCGGATATGTAAAAAAAGAAACTAAAGAGAAAATAGCTAAAATAATAAAAAAATATAATTATGAACCTAATACTTTTGCAAGATTAAAAGCAAGAAGAAGCTACATGATAGGAATTATAGTACCAGCTTTAGATTCAATAATTACATCTAGGGTACTAACTGGCTTAGAAAAAACTTTTAGAGAAAAAAATTATATGCCAATAATTATGAACACAAATCATGAAAACGAATTAGAACTTAAATATATAGAAAAACTAAAAAGATTAAATGTTGATGGAATAGTATTAAGTGCCACATATATTACAGATGAACATAAGAAAATATTAAAAAAATTAGATATACCTGTTGTAATTTATGGGCAAGAATATGCTGATGGTATAAGCATAATTAATGATGATTATAATGCGGGTATTGAGATAGGAGAATATATTGCTAAGAGAAATCATAAAAATATAGGATTTATTAGTGTTGATAAAAAAGATGTTGCTATTGGAGTTAATAGAAAAAATGGCGTTATATGCGGTCTAAAAAAATATGGAATAAAAAATATAAATATTGAATTAGCAGATTTTTCTTATGATAGTGCCAAAATTGCAGCTAAAAATTTATTAAAAAACAAAAAATTGGATGCTATAATATGTTCTACAGATAGGCAAGCACATAGTGTTTATATGGTGGCAAAAGAAGTAGGGCTTAAAATTCCAGATGATATATCTGTAATATCTTTCGGAGGATATGAGATTGATGAAATAATAGAGCCTGAACTCTCTACAATAAAATTTGATTCATTAAATGCTGGTGTATCTGCCGCTAATACTCTAATAAATTTAATTAATAATATAGAAGTAGAAAAAGTATTTTATGTTGATTACAAGTTTATAGAAGGCAAAAGTGTGAAATAA
- the fliS gene encoding flagellar export chaperone FliS, translating into MSTNKGYEKYKKIDVSTASQNRLIIMLYDGAIKFLENACNAMDKKHGTEEAHNNIMKAQEIIYELLSSLNYDAKEIAERLASIYTYMNQRLTEANISKTKPPILEVIKYLQELKGAWESVEQKMSSSNNTISNTSKEENNQTTQNNSTSNNNKSYDKNFTKKDDKAVTSKLNITG; encoded by the coding sequence TTGTCTACTAATAAAGGTTACGAAAAATATAAAAAAATCGATGTAAGTACAGCATCTCAAAATAGACTGATTATTATGCTCTATGACGGTGCTATTAAGTTTCTTGAGAATGCTTGTAATGCTATGGACAAAAAACATGGCACAGAAGAGGCTCATAATAATATAATGAAAGCTCAAGAGATTATATATGAACTTCTCTCTTCTCTAAACTATGATGCTAAAGAAATAGCTGAAAGACTTGCTTCTATATATACTTATATGAATCAAAGATTAACAGAAGCAAATATATCTAAAACTAAGCCGCCTATATTAGAAGTTATAAAATATCTTCAAGAGTTAAAAGGTGCTTGGGAGAGTGTTGAGCAAAAAATGTCATCTTCTAACAATACTATAAGTAATACATCAAAAGAAGAGAATAATCAGACTACTCAAAATAATTCTACTTCTAATAATAATAAAAGTTATGATAAAAACTTTACAAAAAAAGATGATAAAGCTGTTACATCAAAATTAAATATTACGGGTTGA
- a CDS encoding single-stranded DNA-binding protein, whose product MSDVNNVTLIGRLTADPMLKYLPSGSAVVEFSIANNYYVSTKNANEVNYFDVVAFGKTAETISKYLTKGKQIAINGSLRQDRWQDKDTNTTKSRIRIIVNSMQMLGANSQSMDTTYTPSPSVGVGGMSDGIDIGSFSDDDDVPF is encoded by the coding sequence ATGTCAGATGTAAATAACGTAACTTTAATAGGCAGACTTACTGCTGATCCAATGCTTAAATATTTGCCAAGCGGTAGTGCTGTGGTAGAGTTTTCTATAGCAAATAATTATTATGTAAGCACTAAAAATGCTAATGAGGTTAACTATTTTGACGTAGTTGCTTTTGGTAAGACAGCAGAAACTATAAGCAAATATTTAACTAAAGGTAAACAAATAGCTATTAATGGATCTTTAAGACAGGATAGATGGCAAGATAAAGATACAAATACTACAAAATCAAGAATTAGAATCATAGTTAATAGTATGCAAATGCTAGGTGCTAATAGTCAATCAATGGATACTACTTACACTCCTTCTCCTTCTGTTGGAGTCGGCGGTATGTCTGATGGTATTGATATAGGTAGTTTTTCTGACGATGATGATGTACCATTTTAA
- a CDS encoding PTS transporter subunit EIIC, giving the protein MAINYKKTAEEIIKVVDKDNIISATFCATRLRLVVKNRETIKDSDIQKIDGVKGVFFNSGQYQIILGTGVVNKVYAEVVNLGVEGAAKQNTEETKKSTEKNSFRKFIRIFADVFVPIMPAMIATGLFLGLKGALINDSFLGMFNLQVADIPVSVMTFMSVLTETTFAFLPALVCWSTFRVFGGSPILGILLGLMLVSPALPNAYLVANPDSGVKPIMLFNFIPIVGYQGSILPALIAGIIGSKVELNLRKIIPNIIDILATPFLTLLIMLILSLAVIGPIFHIVEQWILVAINFSLSLPFGIGGFIIGFGIIFIVVTGVHHIMNLIEISFLAATTLNPINPLLSVANLAAGAACLAVTLKTRRKTVKAMGYGATLSAWLGITEPAIFGINIRYGIKPMVCGAIAAGITGLIARLLNLQATANGVTGIPGVLLYIYDSKQLIGYIAVALITVILSFTITWFFGVPDEYMQEDEE; this is encoded by the coding sequence ATGGCTATCAATTACAAAAAAACCGCTGAAGAAATTATTAAAGTAGTAGACAAAGATAATATTATCTCTGCTACTTTCTGTGCTACTAGATTAAGATTAGTAGTAAAAAACAGAGAGACTATCAAAGACTCAGATATACAAAAGATAGATGGGGTTAAGGGAGTGTTTTTTAATTCTGGGCAGTATCAGATAATATTGGGTACTGGTGTTGTAAATAAGGTTTATGCTGAGGTTGTTAATTTAGGAGTTGAGGGAGCAGCAAAACAAAATACAGAAGAAACAAAGAAATCTACAGAAAAAAACAGCTTTAGAAAGTTTATTCGTATATTTGCTGATGTGTTTGTACCTATAATGCCTGCTATGATTGCAACAGGTTTATTTTTGGGTCTTAAAGGTGCTTTAATTAATGACAGTTTTTTAGGAATGTTTAATTTACAAGTTGCAGACATACCCGTTTCTGTTATGACATTTATGAGTGTTCTTACAGAAACAACATTTGCATTTTTGCCTGCTTTGGTATGTTGGTCAACATTCAGAGTATTTGGCGGCTCTCCTATATTGGGTATATTACTTGGATTAATGCTTGTTTCTCCTGCTTTGCCTAATGCATATTTGGTTGCTAACCCTGACAGCGGTGTGAAACCTATTATGCTTTTTAATTTTATACCTATAGTGGGTTATCAAGGAAGCATACTTCCTGCTCTAATCGCTGGTATTATAGGCTCTAAAGTGGAATTAAATTTAAGAAAAATTATACCTAATATAATAGATATACTAGCTACTCCTTTTTTAACTTTGCTTATAATGCTTATATTATCTTTAGCTGTAATTGGACCAATTTTCCATATAGTTGAACAGTGGATATTAGTAGCTATTAATTTCTCTTTATCATTACCTTTTGGAATTGGCGGATTTATAATAGGTTTTGGAATAATATTTATAGTTGTTACTGGTGTTCATCATATAATGAATTTAATAGAGATATCTTTTCTTGCTGCTACCACTCTAAACCCAATCAATCCTCTTTTATCTGTTGCTAATTTAGCTGCTGGTGCTGCTTGTTTGGCTGTTACATTAAAAACTAGAAGAAAAACTGTAAAAGCTATGGGTTATGGAGCTACATTATCAGCTTGGCTTGGTATAACAGAGCCTGCTATATTTGGTATCAATATAAGATATGGAATAAAGCCTATGGTTTGCGGTGCTATTGCTGCTGGTATAACAGGTTTAATTGCTAGATTATTAAACTTACAGGCTACTGCTAATGGTGTTACTGGTATACCGGGGGTATTGCTTTATATTTATGATAGTAAACAATTAATAGGTTATATTGCTGTTGCTTTAATTACTGTTATTTTATCTTTCACTATTACTTGGTTCTTTGGTGTGCCTGATGAGTATATGCAAGAAGATGAAGAGTAA
- the rpsR gene encoding 30S ribosomal protein S18: MELENTENIENTSTNEEENKAKADKKQHFNKEANEKDVASRKKFFKKKICYFCKNNIDVLDYKDIKLLKKYVKESGKIIPKRLNGTCSKHQRLVTKAIKRARNIALLPYETKY, encoded by the coding sequence ATGGAATTAGAAAACACAGAAAATATAGAAAATACTTCTACTAATGAAGAAGAAAATAAAGCTAAAGCTGATAAAAAACAACATTTTAATAAAGAAGCTAATGAAAAAGATGTAGCTAGCAGAAAAAAATTCTTTAAGAAAAAAATATGTTATTTCTGCAAAAACAATATTGATGTATTAGATTATAAAGATATAAAATTATTAAAGAAATACGTTAAAGAAAGCGGAAAAATTATACCTAAACGCTTAAACGGAACTTGCTCTAAACATCAAAGATTAGTTACTAAAGCTATAAAGAGAGCTAGAAATATTGCTCTTCTTCCTTATGAAACTAAATATTAA
- the recG gene encoding ATP-dependent DNA helicase RecG: protein MKDYNKEIFTTDIKYVKGVGPKYAETLAKKNIFTLYDLITFFPRTYEDRRNTLKINEALKSSDKNCVVYVEVIDVGSFTFQFRKKPLIIVTDGITLCEVPIYGGRIPAGATKGAKLFLTGKFIRNMRGKVQCRFVEFEKPSSNSLSYGKIVPIYPLTEGLSQKKLRTLIVSELEKFEKNMQYDIPKVIKKKYRLKSFVSSIMEMHFPTSFEALDEARESLVFEEFLTFQYIHLSERRPNILIKEKRYNSSNLLERVKLSLGFSLTDDQNNAIEEIKKDMFSNRQLFRLLQGDVGAGKTIVAFLTALIPTESNFQTAFLAPTEILALQHYYTFKKIIKNANLEDVIKIDILTSSISQNERAYTLKRLREGKTHILVGTHSILYDEVIFKNLSYAIVDEQQRFGVNQRNKLLSKGNNVDYLLMTATPIPQSLALTLFGELBLSIIKSMPKGRKGVLTKYKELYERDHCYKFLKSRIAKGEQGYVVFPFIENDDSSIITLSSEFERAKQTYFENINIEIIHGKMKDEEKEYIMNRFSNGEIKVLFSTTVIEVGIDNPNATTILIEGAERFGLSQLHQLRGRVGRGDKLGYCYLILHSELNDIIKERINVICETTDGFKIAEKDLELRGAGEFLGDKQSGIADFKIGNIVKDAEIMRKAKDEMRELLKLDREEFFRENEDFVIKANYLKKEMNI from the coding sequence ATGAAAGACTACAATAAAGAGATTTTTACTACAGATATAAAATATGTAAAAGGCGTAGGACCAAAATACGCAGAAACACTTGCTAAAAAAAATATATTCACACTTTATGATTTAATAACATTTTTTCCAAGGACTTATGAAGATAGAAGAAATACATTAAAGATAAATGAAGCATTAAAAAGTTCAGATAAAAACTGCGTGGTGTATGTTGAAGTTATAGATGTGGGGAGTTTTACTTTTCAGTTTAGAAAGAAGCCTTTAATTATAGTAACAGACGGCATCACATTATGCGAAGTTCCTATATATGGAGGACGCATTCCTGCTGGTGCAACTAAGGGAGCTAAATTATTTCTCACAGGAAAGTTTATTCGCAATATGAGAGGAAAGGTGCAATGCAGGTTTGTGGAGTTTGAAAAGCCTTCTTCCAATTCTTTATCTTACGGAAAAATAGTGCCTATATATCCGCTTACAGAAGGGCTTTCTCAAAAAAAATTAAGAACTTTAATTGTTAGCGAATTAGAAAAATTTGAAAAGAATATGCAATATGATATACCAAAGGTTATCAAAAAAAAGTACAGATTAAAAAGTTTTGTAAGCTCTATAATGGAGATGCATTTTCCTACATCTTTTGAGGCATTAGATGAGGCGAGAGAGAGTTTAGTGTTTGAAGAGTTTTTAACTTTTCAGTATATACATTTAAGCGAGAGAAGACCAAATATACTTATAAAAGAAAAAAGGTATAATAGCAGTAATTTGTTAGAGAGAGTAAAACTAAGTTTAGGATTTAGCCTCACAGACGACCAAAATAACGCTATAGAAGAGATAAAAAAAGATATGTTTTCTAATAGGCAATTATTTAGGCTTCTTCAGGGAGATGTTGGGGCAGGAAAAACTATTGTTGCATTTCTAACAGCATTAATACCAACAGAATCTAATTTTCAAACAGCTTTCTTAGCCCCCACAGAGATATTAGCACTGCAGCATTATTATACTTTTAAAAAAATAATAAAAAATGCTAACTTAGAAGATGTTATTAAAATTGATATACTTACTTCTTCTATCAGTCAAAATGAAAGAGCATATACATTAAAAAGACTTAGAGAAGGTAAAACTCATATATTAGTAGGAACTCACTCTATATTATATGATGAGGTTATATTTAAAAATCTTTCTTATGCTATAGTAGATGAACAGCAGAGATTTGGAGTTAATCAGAGAAATAAATTATTGTCAAAAGGAAATAATGTTGATTATCTATTAATGACTGCAACACCAATACCTCAGTCTTTGGCTTTAACCTTGTTTGGTGAGTTGRATTTATCTATTATTAAGAGTATGCCAAAAGGAAGAAAGGGAGTACTTACCAAATATAAAGAGTTATATGAGAGGGATCATTGTTATAAGTTTTTAAAAAGCAGAATAGCAAAAGGCGAGCAGGGGTATGTGGTTTTTCCTTTTATAGAGAATGATGACAGCAGCATAATTACTTTATCGAGCGAGTTTGAGAGGGCTAAGCAAACCTATTTTGAAAATATTAATATAGAAATAATACATGGCAAGATGAAAGATGAAGAGAAAGAATATATTATGAATAGGTTTTCAAACGGTGAGATAAAGGTGCTATTTTCAACAACGGTAATCGAAGTGGGTATAGACAACCCCAACGCCACGACAATATTAATAGAAGGTGCAGAGCGTTTTGGATTATCGCAGCTTCATCAGCTTAGAGGAAGAGTTGGGCGTGGCGATAAGCTTGGCTATTGTTACTTAATACTTCATAGTGAGCTTAATGATATAATAAAAGAAAGAATTAATGTTATATGCGAAACTACTGACGGATTTAAAATAGCTGAAAAAGATTTAGAGCTTAGAGGTGCTGGAGAGTTTTTAGGGGATAAGCAAAGCGGTATAGCAGATTTTAAGATTGGAAATA